A window from Rhizobium sp. BG4 encodes these proteins:
- a CDS encoding type I secretion system permease/ATPase: MATKKKEPQYKIDKARGIMTYLFGLSGLINILALTGAFYMLQIYDRALASGSISTLIALSVLAIGLYLFQGVFDILRSQILVRLGARMDTTLAPLTHQVVVEMPRYGYSTAEAAERGRDVDTLRSFLGGQGPIALFDLPWIPIYLVFVWLLHPVLGMLTLGGAAVLAGLTILAEVLTRRHAQTMIKAAVTRNAVLDSNTRNSEVLHAMGMTQRAVDRFERANRYHLEHQTKTSDIGGTLSGLSKVLRMMLQSAILGLGAYLAIGGELSAGAIVAASIVTSRALAPVDLAIAQWKSVVSARRSYHRIQETLAVLNGKDEFIPLPEPKESLKIEGLTTVAPSTGAVLLSEVSFELKAGQALGLIGPSGGGKTTLVKSLLGIWPALRGSVRVDGADLGQWNTDFFRDHVGYLPQDVALMDGTVSDNICRFAEEPDPRKIILAAKAAGIHDMIVHLREGYQTELGPNGTALSAGQRQRVALARALYGEPFLVVLDEPNSNLDAEGEEALTTAILSVRRRGGIVVIIAHRPSALQAVDMVGLLQNGKLVSFGPKETLLQPKARPIAVEKSFAERPARTTAAE; encoded by the coding sequence ATGGCAACGAAGAAGAAAGAGCCGCAGTACAAGATCGACAAGGCACGCGGCATCATGACCTATCTGTTCGGCCTGTCCGGGCTCATCAACATCCTGGCGCTGACAGGCGCCTTCTACATGCTGCAGATCTACGACCGGGCGCTCGCCAGCGGCAGCATCTCCACCCTGATCGCCCTCTCGGTCCTGGCGATCGGCCTCTATCTCTTCCAGGGTGTCTTCGACATCCTGCGCTCGCAGATCCTCGTGCGCCTCGGCGCCCGGATGGATACGACGCTGGCGCCGCTGACGCACCAGGTCGTCGTCGAGATGCCGCGCTACGGCTATTCGACCGCCGAAGCCGCCGAGCGCGGCCGCGATGTCGATACGCTGCGCAGCTTCCTCGGCGGCCAGGGCCCGATCGCCCTCTTCGACCTGCCGTGGATCCCGATCTACCTCGTCTTCGTCTGGCTGCTGCATCCGGTACTCGGCATGCTGACGCTTGGCGGTGCGGCGGTTCTCGCCGGCCTGACGATCCTCGCCGAAGTGCTGACGCGGCGCCATGCACAGACGATGATCAAGGCGGCCGTCACCCGCAATGCCGTTCTCGACTCCAATACCCGCAACAGCGAAGTCCTGCATGCCATGGGCATGACGCAGCGTGCGGTCGACCGTTTCGAGCGCGCCAACCGCTACCACCTCGAGCACCAGACCAAAACCTCGGATATCGGCGGCACACTGTCAGGCCTCTCCAAGGTGCTGCGCATGATGCTGCAATCGGCGATCCTCGGTCTCGGCGCTTATCTGGCGATCGGCGGCGAACTCTCGGCCGGCGCCATCGTCGCCGCCTCGATCGTCACCAGCCGCGCGCTTGCTCCCGTCGATCTGGCAATCGCGCAGTGGAAGAGCGTCGTCTCGGCCCGCCGCAGCTATCACCGCATCCAGGAAACGTTGGCCGTGCTGAACGGCAAGGACGAGTTCATACCGCTTCCCGAACCGAAGGAAAGCCTGAAGATCGAGGGCTTGACGACGGTTGCTCCGAGCACCGGCGCCGTGTTGCTCAGCGAAGTCAGCTTCGAGCTGAAGGCCGGCCAGGCGCTCGGCCTTATCGGCCCCAGCGGCGGCGGCAAGACGACGCTGGTCAAGAGCCTGCTCGGCATCTGGCCGGCGCTGCGCGGCTCGGTCCGTGTCGACGGCGCCGATCTCGGCCAGTGGAACACCGATTTCTTCCGCGATCACGTCGGCTACCTGCCGCAGGACGTGGCGCTGATGGACGGCACGGTATCCGACAACATCTGTCGTTTTGCCGAAGAGCCGGATCCCCGCAAGATCATCCTGGCAGCCAAGGCGGCCGGCATCCACGACATGATCGTCCACCTGCGCGAAGGCTACCAGACCGAACTCGGCCCGAACGGCACCGCGCTTTCCGCCGGTCAGCGCCAGCGCGTGGCGCTTGCCCGCGCGCTCTACGGCGAGCCCTTCCTGGTGGTGCTCGACGAGCCGAATTCCAATCTCGACGCCGAAGGCGAAGAGGCGTTGACGACGGCCATTCTCTCGGTCCGGCGCCGCGGCGGCATCGTCGTCATCATCGCCCACCGCCCGAGTGCGCTGCAGGCGGTCGACATGGTCGGCCTGCTGCAGAACGGCAAGCTCGTCTCCTTCGGTCCGAAGGAAACGCTGCTGCAGCCGAAGGCCCGGCCGATCGCCGTCGAGAAGTCGTTCGCCGAACGGCCGGCGCGCACCACTGCGGCGGAATAG